From the Paenibacillus sp. R14(2021) genome, the window GTAATTTTCACTCGATGATGCGCTTCGTAACGATCGCGAAGTCCGTGCAGAATTTGAATGGCTTCTTCCGGCGAAGGCTGATCCACCGTAATCGGTTGGAACCGGCGCTCCAGCGCGGCGTCCTTCTCGATGTATTTGCGGTATTCGTCAAGCGTCGTCGCGCCGATGCATTGCAGTTCGCCGCGTGCCAGCGCCGGTTTCAGAATGTTGGATGCGTCGATAGCACCTTCTGCTCCGCCTGCGCCGATCAGCGTATGAAGCTCATCAATGAACAAGACGATGTTACCGGCTTGGCGAATTTCGTCCATAATTTTTTTGAGTCGGTCTTCAAACTCGCCGCGGTACTTCGTGCCAGCGACGACAGAGCCCATATCGAGCGTCATGACGCGTTTGTCGCGAAGCGTTTCCGGAATCTCACCGGCAATGATCTTCTGCGCGAGGCCTTCGGCAATCGCCGTTTTACCGACCCCTGGCTCCCCGATGAGCACCGGATTGTTCTTCGTTCTGCGGCTGAGTACTTGAATGACACGCTCGATCTCTTTGCTCCGGCCAATCACCGGATCCAAATTGCCGTCTTTCGCGTAAGCCGTCAAATCACGTGCAAGCCCATCCAATGTCGGCGTGCTGACGTTAGCCGGCGCTCCGTGACTACTGGATACCGCTTCGCTGCTTCCAAGCAGCTGAAGCACTTGCTGGCGAGCCTTGTTCAGGCTGATGCCGAGATTGTTAAGCACGCGTGCTGCAACGCCCTCGCCCTCGCGGATCAAGCCGAGCAGGATATGCTCCGTGCCTACATACGTATGACCAAGCTTGCGGGCTTCATCCATAGAAAGCTCAATGACTTTTTTCGCACGCGGCGTATATGCAATATTTGTAGGCTGCTCTTGACCACGGCCGATAAGTGTTTCCACTTCGTCTTGAATCTTCTCGAGGCTGAGTCCGAGTCCAATCAATGCTTTAGCTGCGATTCCTTCGCCTTCGCGATTCAAGCCGAGCAAAATATGCTCCGTGCCGATATTATTGTGACCAAGACGAACCGCTTCTTCTTGCGCTAATGCGAGCACCTTCTGTGCCCGTTCAGTAAATCTGCCAAACATCATGTTCACACACCCCCATGATCGGATTCACGTTGCAAATGCTTGCGTATAAGTTCCGCTCGCCGGATATCTCGTTGTTCAGGCGTCATTTTCTCATGAAACACCTGTTGGAGAAAACCCGGCTGCGTCAATACCATCATCTCATTCATTACCTGCGGCGTTACAGTTTGAATCAAGCCCAAATCAATTCCCAATCGAACGTCTGACAGACGCTGGGCCGCTTCTTTGGAATCCATAATCATCGCATGGGACAGAATGCCGAAAGAACGCTGAATGCGGTCCTCAACCCTTATCCGCGAATCTTCCAGCAGTCGCTGGCGAGCCGCTCGTTCATGCTCAATGATTTGACGGACAACGTTATGCAGATTCTCGATTATTTCCCCTTCGGTTTGCCCGAGCGTAATCTGATTCGAAATTTGAAATAAATTGCCTACAGCCTCGCTTCCCTCGCCGTAAATCCCCCTTACCGCCAAGCCTACTTGCGTAATGGCCGACAAGATTCGGTTGATCTGCTGCGTCAGAACTAAGCCGGGAAGATGCATCATCACAGAAGAACGAATACCAGTGCCGACATTCGTTGGGCAACTGGTCAAATATCCTCTTCGTTCATCGAATGCATAATCCATTTCTTCTTCAAAAATATCGTCAATGCGGCTTGCTAGCCCCCAGGCTTCTTTAATCTGAAAGCCTGGATACAGGCATTGTATCCGCAGATGATCCTCTTCGTTCACCATGATGCTGACTGCTTCATTCTCGCTGAGCAGAACTGCCCCGCTGCGGGATTCGTTCGCCAAGTTCGGGCTGATCAAATGCTTCTCCACGAGCACTCTTCGTTCAAGCTCGCTTAGATGTGCCAATTCAATCGTTTCAAACTCGCCGTATTCCTGCAGTTTGTCGGTATCCGCTACTGCGGTCAGCTGTTCCATGACGTCGTGCGCCTGCTGTGTAGTTGCCAGCATCGGAAAAGGATGCCCCGTTAAATTACGGGCGATACGGATACGGCTGCTGATGACTACGTCAGCGTCCGGCCCGTTTGCCTTCATCCAGTCACTCAGCGCTTCTTCGACATAAGACCGCTTCGTCACTCTGAATCACCTTCCTGGCCGCCTTACCTAAACATCGGCTATATTACGCTCCAACTCGCGAATCCGATCCCGGATTTGGGCCGCATTCTCGAAATCTTCCTGCTCGATCCTTACATGCATATCCCGTCTAAGCGCATCGATTTCACGCTTAATCTGAATCTGTACACCGGCGCGCTTCGGAATTTTACCTACATGCGTTGTATTCCCATGTACCCGTTTCAGAATAGGATCCAGCTTGCTTCCGAACTGGGTATAACAATTACTGCAGCCGAAACGGCCCATTTTACTGAATTGCGTGTATGTCAGACCGCAGTTCTCGCAGCGAAGCTGCTGAGTCTTAGCGCCTAGTGCGTTCAGGCCCCCCGCCTGCTCGAAATCCAGCAAGCCTGACAATAAGCTATGGATGGAAAATCCGTTTGCCGTTCCAGGGATTCCTTCTCCCCGTTCACGCGCGCAAGCTTCACAAATATGAAACTCCGTTTTCTCCCCATTCACAATTTTCGTAAAATGAAGCGTAGCCGGCTTCTTGTCGCATTCCTGACAAAGCATTCCGCACTATCCCTCCTCTTGCAAGGCTGCGCAGCTTACTTCATGAGCAGCGTAATCAGCATCGCCCGGAGCAGCCGTGCACGAATTTCATCGCGCAGCGGAAGCTTTACCGCTATGGTTTCACGAGAAATCGCCGCCCGAAGCAAGTTCGCTTCTCTGCGGGAAATCAATTTCCCTTCTTCCAGCTGATAAACAACCCCTTCTGCGGTATCCTGATCCACCTGCTCGCCAATTGTCTGAACGAGATGCTCCTGGAGAGCTGACAACGTCGGCAGCTCAACGCGCTGTATGCGGATATAACCGCCGCCGCCGCGTTTGCTTTCTACGAAGTAGCCCTTCTCCAGTGTGAATCGCGTGCTGATTACGTAATTGATCTGGGACGGCACACATGAGAACCGATCCGCCAAATCGTTACGCTGAAGCTCGACAGCACCGCCGGGGCTTTCCTTTAGCATATGCTTGAGGTACTGCTCGATGAGATCGGAAATGTTGCGCATTTCGCCAACCTCCCTAAGTTGCCCAAACAACTGTCCGCCTTTCGGCTAAGAAATCTAAATCGTCAAAGTTTTTAGTCAAATTGACTTTGACTTTCTTTGACTTTAACTTTATTATACGCAATTTTCCCAAAAGGTCAAGCGGGTGACTCCGCCGTTCTTCCCTTTAATAGCTTGGGCGGTTCGCGCCTATTTATACGCGTACCGACGCCATTCTACAACATTTCGTCCTGCTGTTCCGCATAACAATATATGTGTGCCCGGTGGGAAAAGATTTAAAAACAACAAAAAACCGATCGCAGAAACTGCGATCGGTTGTTCGTGCTTGGCAACGTCCTACTCTCCCAGGACCCTGCGGTCCAAGTACCATCGGCGCTGGAGGGCTTAACGGTCGTGTTCGGGATGGGTACGCGTGGTTCCCCTCCGCCATCGCCACCAAACGATGTACATACAGAGCTCTCTTTCACCCTGAAAACTGGATACGAACCTTTGCGAAGGTCATTACTTAGCTGAACGAAGATGTTAACGTTAGTTTCCGAAGTGAACCCCTTAACAGGGTTCAATAGGATAAGCCCTCGACCGATTAGTATTCGTCAGCTGCATGCATTGCTGCACTTCCACCTCGAACCTATCAACCTGGTCGTCTACCAGGGGTCTTACGAATTGGGAAATCTCATCTTGAGGGGGGCTTCACGCTTAGATG encodes:
- a CDS encoding protein arginine kinase — translated: MKANGPDADVVISSRIRIARNLTGHPFPMLATTQQAHDVMEQLTAVADTDKLQEYGEFETIELAHLSELERRVLVEKHLISPNLANESRSGAVLLSENEAVSIMVNEEDHLRIQCLYPGFQIKEAWGLASRIDDIFEEEMDYAFDERRGYLTSCPTNVGTGIRSSVMMHLPGLVLTQQINRILSAITQVGLAVRGIYGEGSEAVGNLFQISNQITLGQTEGEIIENLHNVVRQIIEHERAARQRLLEDSRIRVEDRIQRSFGILSHAMIMDSKEAAQRLSDVRLGIDLGLIQTVTPQVMNEMMVLTQPGFLQQVFHEKMTPEQRDIRRAELIRKHLQRESDHGGV
- a CDS encoding UvrB/UvrC motif-containing protein, with translation MLCQECDKKPATLHFTKIVNGEKTEFHICEACARERGEGIPGTANGFSIHSLLSGLLDFEQAGGLNALGAKTQQLRCENCGLTYTQFSKMGRFGCSNCYTQFGSKLDPILKRVHGNTTHVGKIPKRAGVQIQIKREIDALRRDMHVRIEQEDFENAAQIRDRIRELERNIADV
- a CDS encoding CtsR family transcriptional regulator, translated to MRNISDLIEQYLKHMLKESPGGAVELQRNDLADRFSCVPSQINYVISTRFTLEKGYFVESKRGGGGYIRIQRVELPTLSALQEHLVQTIGEQVDQDTAEGVVYQLEEGKLISRREANLLRAAISRETIAVKLPLRDEIRARLLRAMLITLLMK